In Bacteroidota bacterium, a single window of DNA contains:
- a CDS encoding DUF3341 domain-containing protein, which translates to MKQVKSYPVYGVMAEYDSTTEIIAATRKAFDAGYRVMDAFTPFPIEAVSEMIGFQRHHNKVPFATLIGGLLGGIGGFSLACLASAVWYPLNIAGRPFITWPMYIPVTFESTILIAGLSCGIGMLAMNGLPQPYHPVFNVPSFSLATNNRFFLCIEARDPNYDESAVTDFLRTTGAREVVRVDG; encoded by the coding sequence ATGAAGCAAGTGAAGAGCTACCCGGTATACGGCGTCATGGCGGAATATGATTCCACCACAGAAATTATTGCGGCAACCAGGAAGGCGTTCGATGCGGGGTATCGAGTGATGGACGCCTTCACCCCATTCCCAATTGAGGCCGTTTCGGAAATGATTGGCTTCCAACGGCACCACAACAAAGTTCCGTTTGCTACGCTGATTGGTGGACTCCTCGGAGGCATCGGCGGTTTTTCGCTGGCTTGTCTGGCGTCCGCTGTGTGGTACCCTTTGAATATTGCGGGTCGGCCGTTTATTACATGGCCGATGTACATTCCCGTCACCTTCGAGAGTACGATTCTCATTGCCGGACTCAGTTGCGGGATTGGGATGCTTGCCATGAATGGCTTGCCGCAGCCCTATCACCCCGTGTTCAATGTTCCGAGTTTTTCTCTGGCCACCAACAATCGATTCTTTTTGTGTATCGAGGCGCGCGATCCCAACTATGATGAATCAGCCGTGACCGATTTTCTGCGAACGACAGGCGCGAGAGAGGTGGTGCGTGTCGATGGATAA
- a CDS encoding cytochrome c, producing the protein MDNKQTMRLWYRLQGVVILFATASTLISCRQDMQDQPKYKAFRGSEIFPDSLSSRNLVQGTVARGYLREDEAYYTGKTAASSTPATAKDTGAKSQMAMVNEFPFPITREILDHGQERFNIFCSPCHGVLGDGRGFIVLRGFRQPPTYHQDRLRNETLGHFFDVITNGFGVMPDYAMQIPPHERWEIIAYIRALQYSQNAKLADLPPDQVKNLK; encoded by the coding sequence ATGGATAACAAACAGACGATGCGTCTTTGGTATCGCCTACAGGGCGTCGTGATCCTATTCGCGACGGCATCGACCCTGATATCCTGCCGCCAGGATATGCAGGACCAGCCGAAGTACAAGGCATTTCGTGGAAGCGAGATCTTCCCGGATAGTCTCTCTTCGCGCAACCTCGTTCAGGGTACCGTTGCTCGAGGATATTTGCGCGAAGATGAAGCATATTACACTGGCAAGACCGCTGCTTCATCGACTCCCGCGACGGCAAAAGATACTGGGGCAAAGTCGCAAATGGCGATGGTCAATGAGTTTCCGTTTCCAATCACGCGAGAGATCCTCGATCACGGGCAAGAGCGATTCAATATTTTTTGCTCGCCATGTCATGGCGTGCTTGGCGATGGGCGTGGCTTCATCGTGCTCCGTGGATTTCGTCAGCCGCCGACCTACCATCAGGACCGCCTGCGGAACGAGACCCTCGGACACTTTTTCGATGTCATAACCAACGGATTTGGTGTAATGCCTGATTATGCGATGCAGATTCCGCCGCATGAGCGATGGGAGATTATCGCGTACATTCGGGCGTTGCAATACAGTCAGAATGCGAAGCTTGCGGATTTGCCGCCGGACCAAGTCAAGAATTTGAAGTAA
- the coxB gene encoding cytochrome c oxidase subunit II, whose amino-acid sequence MPETMHGILSLSTQSIMGNGLRPLLGMSWMLPDQASTYAPDVDNLYLFLVGLTIFFTVLISAAILYFFVKYRRRSNSEIPRPIAGSIVLESTWSIIPLLISFGIFAWGANIYLTEYTVPNDALDIYVVGKQWMWKFQHPEGQREINELHIPVGKKIRFIMATEDVIHSFFIPAFRMKEDIVPGPSRYSTVWAEATQTGTFHIFCAEYCGTSHSGMIGWVTVMNDKDYQAWLSGGAATGTMAERGAALFQQLGCITCHKSDGTGPCPKLEGIYGKQQDLEGGTSVLADDSYVRESILSPTAKIVKGYKPLMPSFQGIVSEEQLQQLIAYVKSIGTPVAAPAPGKGAAPGSVPAAVRPPIMTSSASESIPPQNEKAGSESQNTQAEASAKSAGVKR is encoded by the coding sequence ATGCCTGAGACAATGCACGGGATACTTTCACTCAGCACTCAGTCCATCATGGGCAATGGTCTACGGCCACTTCTGGGAATGTCCTGGATGTTGCCGGATCAGGCGTCGACCTATGCGCCGGACGTAGATAATTTATATCTGTTTTTGGTCGGTCTGACGATCTTTTTTACGGTTCTGATATCGGCCGCGATCCTCTATTTTTTCGTCAAATATCGCCGTCGCTCGAACTCGGAAATTCCACGACCGATTGCCGGATCGATCGTGCTCGAAAGCACCTGGTCGATCATCCCGCTTCTAATTTCATTCGGGATTTTTGCATGGGGCGCAAACATCTACCTCACGGAATACACGGTTCCTAATGACGCGCTCGATATTTATGTTGTGGGCAAGCAATGGATGTGGAAGTTCCAGCATCCGGAAGGGCAACGGGAGATCAATGAGCTTCATATTCCGGTCGGCAAGAAGATCCGTTTCATCATGGCGACCGAGGATGTCATTCATAGCTTTTTCATCCCTGCATTTCGAATGAAGGAAGACATTGTGCCGGGACCAAGCAGATACTCAACCGTCTGGGCTGAGGCCACTCAGACCGGTACGTTCCATATCTTCTGCGCGGAGTATTGCGGAACAAGCCACTCTGGCATGATCGGATGGGTTACGGTCATGAATGACAAGGATTACCAGGCGTGGCTTTCCGGCGGGGCGGCAACCGGTACAATGGCCGAGCGTGGTGCAGCACTCTTCCAGCAACTGGGCTGCATTACATGCCACAAGTCCGATGGCACAGGACCATGCCCGAAATTAGAGGGCATATACGGAAAGCAGCAGGATCTCGAAGGTGGCACGAGCGTGCTGGCGGATGATAGTTACGTGCGCGAATCGATCCTGAGTCCGACGGCAAAAATCGTCAAGGGTTATAAACCACTCATGCCCTCATTCCAGGGTATCGTCAGTGAGGAACAGTTGCAGCAACTGATCGCGTATGTCAAGTCGATTGGTACGCCTGTAGCCGCACCGGCACCCGGCAAAGGCGCTGCCCCGGGATCCGTCCCGGCTGCGGTAAGACCACCCATCATGACCTCCAGTGCGTCCGAGTCTATTCCGCCGCAGAATGAGAAGGCCGGAAGTGAAAGCCAGAACACGCAGGCAGAAGCGAGCGCGAAATCAGCAGGCGTCAAGAGATAA
- the nrfD gene encoding NrfD/PsrC family molybdoenzyme membrane anchor subunit, with protein MSSYATDVLEPRPAATNGKAVPGIHPLLDVPVIAPGHTFESITEKISNVVLRPGTPRWWFGTLLIASAFAMGLLFALTVLVFKGIGIWGNNQPVGWAWDITNFVWWIGIGHAGTLISAILLLLKQEWRTSISRFSETMTIFAVMCAGIFPVFHTGRPWLAYWLFPLPNTMGVWPQFKSPLVWDVFAVSTYFTLSVVFWYIGLVPDLATMRDRAKSTFVKRFYGLLSMGWRGSTRHWSRYETACLLLAGLCTPLVVSVHSVVSMDFAIGIIPGWHTTIFPPYFVAGAVYSGFAMVLTLAIPARKLFGLEDFITMKHIDNMGKVMLATGLIVGYAYTFEPFFGLVYSGNRYEKFLILNRMFGPYAPFYWTLVLCNVVTPQFLWWRKIRSNIPLLFVLAIVVNIGMWLERFVIIAISLHRDFLPSSWGYFKPTIYDVMTFVGTLGLFLTLMLLFMRAMPIIPMFELKTSLPQAIPAGHPEVGTFEEEVAS; from the coding sequence ATGAGTAGCTACGCAACAGACGTACTCGAACCACGCCCGGCCGCGACTAATGGCAAGGCTGTGCCTGGTATTCATCCACTTCTGGATGTGCCGGTCATAGCGCCGGGACATACCTTCGAGTCGATTACAGAAAAAATCTCGAACGTCGTGCTTCGGCCCGGCACGCCACGCTGGTGGTTCGGGACGCTGTTGATCGCCTCGGCCTTCGCGATGGGCTTGCTCTTCGCGCTGACGGTACTCGTCTTCAAAGGCATCGGTATTTGGGGAAACAATCAGCCGGTCGGCTGGGCCTGGGACATTACGAATTTCGTCTGGTGGATCGGAATTGGTCATGCTGGGACGCTGATCTCGGCGATCTTACTGCTGCTCAAGCAAGAGTGGCGGACATCGATCAGCCGGTTTTCAGAAACGATGACGATTTTCGCCGTTATGTGCGCGGGTATTTTCCCTGTGTTCCATACCGGTCGTCCGTGGCTTGCATACTGGCTCTTCCCGCTGCCAAACACGATGGGTGTCTGGCCGCAGTTCAAGAGTCCGCTTGTATGGGATGTGTTCGCGGTTTCTACGTACTTCACGCTTTCGGTTGTATTCTGGTACATTGGCCTTGTTCCGGATCTTGCGACAATGCGTGATCGGGCGAAGAGCACCTTCGTCAAGCGATTCTACGGCCTGCTTTCAATGGGCTGGCGCGGTTCGACGCGGCATTGGAGTCGGTACGAGACTGCATGTCTCCTGCTAGCCGGTCTGTGCACGCCGCTGGTTGTTTCCGTTCACTCGGTTGTCAGTATGGACTTTGCGATCGGCATTATCCCTGGCTGGCACACGACGATCTTTCCGCCATACTTCGTTGCCGGTGCTGTCTATTCGGGATTTGCAATGGTACTCACCCTTGCCATCCCCGCTCGCAAACTCTTTGGACTCGAGGACTTCATAACGATGAAGCACATCGACAACATGGGGAAAGTAATGCTGGCTACGGGACTCATCGTTGGCTATGCGTACACCTTCGAGCCGTTCTTCGGCTTGGTGTATTCCGGAAACAGATACGAGAAATTCCTCATCCTGAATCGGATGTTCGGACCCTACGCACCGTTTTACTGGACGCTCGTTCTGTGTAATGTTGTGACACCGCAATTCTTATGGTGGCGAAAGATACGAAGCAACATTCCACTCTTGTTTGTGCTCGCCATCGTCGTCAATATCGGCATGTGGCTCGAGCGGTTCGTGATTATTGCGATTAGCTTGCACCGCGACTTCTTGCCGAGTTCCTGGGGTTACTTTAAGCCAACCATTTACGATGTCATGACCTTCGTCGGCACACTAGGATTATTCCTGACGCTGATGCTGCTCTTTATGCGGGCCATGCCAATCATTCCGATGTTTGAACTCAAGACTTCCCTTCCGCAGGCAATTCCCGCCGGACATCCCGAGGTCGGCACGTTTGAAGAGGAGGTGGCATCATGA
- a CDS encoding SCO family protein, translating to MRLTFDYRSASRFVMCILLLLVSGPAFAGNSPFFKGEVQGQQVDPGLPKAVKNIGIDQHLGEQVTLSLPMRDEAGNWTTLGAYFGKRPVILVMAYYGCPNLCTMVMNGVFGSMKTLPFTPGKDFDVVSVSIDPTETSDLARKKRDSYLSSYHQEQNVAAYHFLTTDERTIEQLTKEVGFRYTYDTASKQFAHASGIMMLTPDGKLSRYFYGVEFAPSDMKYGLMDASGRKIGSLSDQVLLFCYHYDPASSKYSVAITNVLRIGGVLTLIGMGLMFYGFRRRAKRMRSQLQIGNA from the coding sequence ATGCGACTGACCTTCGACTACCGCTCTGCTTCGCGCTTCGTGATGTGCATCTTGTTGCTATTGGTCTCGGGACCGGCCTTCGCAGGCAATTCTCCTTTCTTCAAAGGCGAAGTTCAGGGGCAACAAGTAGATCCCGGGCTGCCAAAGGCAGTAAAGAATATCGGCATCGATCAGCATTTGGGCGAGCAGGTTACGCTGAGTCTGCCAATGCGTGATGAAGCTGGTAATTGGACGACGCTTGGCGCATATTTCGGTAAGAGACCCGTGATTCTCGTAATGGCTTATTACGGCTGCCCGAACCTCTGCACCATGGTTATGAATGGCGTCTTCGGATCGATGAAGACCCTGCCGTTTACTCCGGGCAAAGATTTCGATGTGGTTTCGGTCTCGATCGATCCGACAGAGACTTCGGATCTCGCGCGGAAAAAGCGAGATTCGTATCTTTCCAGCTATCATCAGGAGCAGAATGTTGCGGCCTATCACTTCCTGACGACCGATGAGCGTACGATCGAGCAATTGACAAAAGAGGTCGGTTTTCGGTATACCTATGACACCGCGAGCAAGCAGTTCGCGCACGCGAGCGGGATCATGATGCTCACGCCGGATGGCAAGCTGTCTCGATATTTTTATGGAGTCGAATTCGCGCCAAGCGACATGAAGTACGGCTTAATGGACGCATCGGGCCGCAAGATCGGGTCTCTTTCGGACCAGGTGCTGCTATTTTGTTATCATTACGACCCAGCGAGTAGTAAGTACAGTGTCGCCATCACGAATGTATTGCGAATCGGTGGGGTGCTCACACTAATCGGTATGGGGCTAATGTTTTACGGTTTCCGTCGTCGAGCGAAGCGCATGAGGAGCCAATTACAGATCGGGAATGCCTGA